From the Vibrio natriegens NBRC 15636 = ATCC 14048 = DSM 759 genome, the window GAAAAGGCACAGCTGAATCTACAAAAAACGTCTGTTGTCGCACCCTCTGACGGTATTGTTACCAACCTTCAACTTACTTTAGGCCAGCCAGCTTCTGTCGGCACGCCGATGCTGACATTTATTGATCCCAGGGAGATTTGGATTTCAGCTTTAGTTCGCGAAAACTCTTTGGAATACATAAAAGTTGGGCAAACTGTCAAAGTTGTATTGGATTCACTACCGGGCAGGGTATTAGAAGGCGAAGTGTATAACGTTGGATGGGGTACAGGAGACAGTAATAATATAGATGCAAACACCGGGTTCATTCGAGCTGACACGACCTCGCTAAATGCTCAGAGATACCCAGTGAATATTGTGTTTAAGGGTGTGCCGCCAAACATTCGTTATGGCTCTCAAGCAACGGTAGCGTTTTATACCGAACAAAGTTCGTTAGGGGAGTGGTTAGCGGGACTATGGATGAGAATTGTTAGTGTATGGACTTATGTTTCGTAGCAGCGTTAACCCAGTAATAAAAATAGTATTTGCGCCAATTTTGCTACTTTTCTATTTAAAGTACATTGGTCAGCCTTTACCTATTTTAGCCCCTATGTTCGTGGTCATACTGTTGACCACGTTACCTGCAAAGCCACCAATTAAAATGATTCTACAGGTTGTTGTTGTTATTTTATTTGTTAGCTTTGTTGTGGTTTTCTTTGCGCGAATTTTGTCCGATACCCCTACGGGTTATGCTTTGTTTTGCTGGTCTCTATTTTGTTGGAGTTACTACCGTAGTCATAAGAATCCACAAGACATCATTTCAACATTAACTTTGATTGTCTTGATTATTGCAACGGTAGTAAGTAAACAGATGAACTTTGCAATTAGCGGAGTACCGTTAGTTATCTTTAAAGCGTTTTTGATCGCGATAGTTGTCTTCTGGTTATCTCACTTCTTATTTCCTGGTGAGCAGGAAGATATCTTGCCCGATGAAGGCATTAAAGGGAGTGAAGCGCATTTAGGGATTGCGATGTTTAAGGCTACTGCGATGAGTATCGCTTTGGCTATTTTGATAGGTATTGGAAGCTCTCAGACAATGCTTATTGCGATTACCGTTAGCAGCATGATTAAACTTCCCATGTCCTTTCATCAAAGGGATTTTAGCGCTCAAAGGTTAGTAACCACAGCAGCAGGCATTTTATTTACCTTACCTATCATGCTGTTATATGGTTTTGGAGCACCTTATTGGGTTGTGCTGGGCTTCACGTTGTTTTTGGGTATCCAATTAGCTTGTTACGCAATTCGTCGTCAAAGTCATTCTACGATTTATCAATTATTGTTCACCAATTTTGTGGTTATCACTTATCAAATTATTAATCATGAAGGCGTGGATTCACTTTCTTCAGGTTTCAAGCGTTTAGTATCGATAAGTATCGCTATTTTCATAGGTGCGTTGATATTGAGGCTAATAAATCACAGCCCAAAAGACCCAAAACCAACAGAGAAACTTAATTGACGTGTATTCATCCACGGTGATGGATGTTGCCGTTCATAATTGGGTCGGTATCAGGAGTAAGTTTGAGCGAGAGAGGGAGTGCTACTAACTAACTTCTATTGCAACGAGCTAATTAACATAAAATTCCACGAGTTAAAGTTTTTGAGTACCGAATCGACTTATGTAGGATGGAGTCCTTCATAAGCGATTGGTCGAGGGAGCTCTTTTCTATAATACTGAGTTGAGTTGAGTTGAGTTGAGTTGAGTTGATTGATGGCAATCAGCCGGTTGAGGCGGGTTACGTTATTAACGCTTCGCAAGTTCAAGTATATGAAGCTAATTAATCAGTTTTAGTGCATGTGAAATTGTAAGAATTAATCTGGTAGCGGCTATTAATTAATAATTCAGGTTTATTTATGAAAGGTATTATCTCCATTCAAGCTCATGTTGTGTATGGGCATTCAGGCAACAGTTCTGCGGTATTTCCTGTTCAGCGAATGGGTATAGATATGTGGCCAATCCATACTGTTCAGTATTCTGACAATACACGCAGTGGACAAGTGAACTTGGGTAGTACTTCACCCACCGGTAATATTCAAGCATTGATTGATGGGTTGGACAGTATCGGGCAATTATCAGAATGTAGTGCAGTGATATCGGGGCATCAAGCTCGCTCAATGGATTGCGATTCAATTTCTGAAGCGGTTATTCGAGTGAAGAATAAGAATCGACAGGCACTTTATGTTTGCGATCCTGGCCTAAACGATCCTGCAATGAGTGGTGCAGTCGACAAGTCTGTTCAAGATAAATTGATGGGTGAACTGATGCCAATGGCAGATGTACTTGTTCCGGACCAATTTGCATTGGAGAAATTTACTGAAGTATCGATCCACAGTGTCGAGGATGCTGTTGAGGCTTGTAAAAAGGCGCTCTCCATTGGCCCTAAGATCATCCTTGTAAGAAATCTACAGCTTTCGAGTAATCCTGTTGTCAACATGATGCTGGCGACGCCAAAAGCCATTTATCTGTGCAAAAGACCGATGATGGACTTTGAAGGTGACATGAAGGGCATCGGTGAGCTAATCACGGCTGTGTTTGCTGCTTGTCTTGTCAAACGTATGTCTCCAGTCGCCGCATTTCGTCACACCAACAATGCCATCTATGGTGTTCTTGAGTTAACTGGTGAAATTGGCAGCTTGGAGATGGAAACCATAGCGGGACAGTGGGAGTTTATTGAGCCAACCTACGACTTAGAAATTACAAAGCTCGCGGTGTTATAGCGAATAATGAGAAGAGGGAGTCGGTGCCTTAGAAGGAATAATGCATCCTCCTGAAATTAATGCAAAAGTAACGTCAATTAGTGTTATCTTTTAGTATGTATGACACTGACTGGGAAATGATATGACTTTTAACCATGAGCAACTGTTGGCCTTTGTCACTGTGTACGAAGAGCTGTCATTTAGCAAAGCAGCTGTCAAACTAGGTAAACACCGCACTACAATGAGCCAAGTTATCGCTAACCTTGAAGATCAATTAGCCATAACGCTGTTTGAACGTCTCGGACGTTCGGTTGAACCTACTGAAGATGGTCATTTGCTTTATCATTATGCTAAGAAGACGGTTGAACAGGCACGAGTATTTGAAAATATAGCGTTGAGCTTGTCATACGGTGGTTTGGAGCGTGTTGTTATCGCCTATTCTAGTTTTATGCCTCCTGAAGCTTTATACATGATCCGAAAACAACTGGCTCAAGATTTTCCGACAATGAGCGTGGAATTACTGGTGCGAGATCGTTCGGAAATTAAGCAGGGCATTGTAGAGGGCTCGATTCATTTTGGGCTGGTCAACGTACACGAAAGCAGTGCGATCCACAGTATGGACGCGGTCTTTTTAGGTCATGTTGAATTTGTTCCTTATGTACAAACGGGTGGCAGACTGGCAAAGATGAATAAAACATCTGTCGTGGATGCGTTGGTTACGGAGCGTCAATTCATATTAAAGTCTCTCGTCGATGAGGGATTGAAAGAGAAATTCGTATTTTCAGCTAATAATGAGCAAGTTGATCAACTCTCGGTTGTGACACAGATGGTCAAGGAAGGGCTAGGATGGGCATGGTTACCTAAAGCTCTAACAAAGCCGCAGTTCAAAGTTGAAGGTATTGAACCTGTCACTCTCGACTTGATGCTGGAAGGCATGAAACTGCCTCTGTCAATGTGGTGCCCGCACGCTAAATATCTAAAAGAAATTAAAGCGTCAATAATGAACGCGATACATGAACATGTTGAGTCATACAATTATTAGCGAGTTTAGTGAGTAGGAGAGAATATATATTCTTCTAACTGCTATTTTTGTACTTGTCTGTTTTGTAAATATATAATTGGTACGTTTAAGTCAGTCACGTAAATTGTTTCATTGTATATTTTTAGGGTGATAAAATGATTGCTTTGATAGTAAAATATTTGTCTATCTTTGTGTATATATCTACGTCTGTCTTTTTATATATTTAATGAATGCCGGTGATCATTACCATCTCGTTTATATAAATATTGCTTTTAATTTGTAGGAAATAATAATGTTAAAATATATTTCAATAGCTGTTTTATCCTTAGCTGTCGGCACTGGATGTGTGGGCAAAAGTGTCTCAAATTTGCAGTCAGAACAAGCTCTTGATCATCAACAGCAAACGGTTTTCGCCAATGAAAAGCATAATGCTCGTCACTCTCTAGAATGGAATGGCATCTATAAAGGTAGCGTTCCGTGTGGTGACTGTGCTGTTACTAATTTATTTCTGGAAATAAAGCAAGATGGCCAATACTTACTGTCTCGCAGTTACATTGATAAAATGAGCGCTACAGCGATGGAAGAGGGTGAAATTCACTGGAATAAACAAGGTAATATTATTCAAATAGGTGAGTATCTATTCCTCGTTACGGAGAATAAACTTTCACTGGTTGATAAAAATGGAAAGATTACACTAGACGAAGACGGAAATTCGTACGAGCTTGATAAACAAATTCATTAATATCTAACTAGGTTTTGATACAGACTTATTTACTATAAAAATAAGTCTGTACTCAAATAAATTACTACAACTAAAAGTTAACCCACCTTCTCCCCTTAATCTAGTCCAGTCTACACTTAGTAATGTTCATCCAACCAAGGAGATGATGAACATGAAAAAGCAATTCAATGAACAAAAAATCATTACCATTTTAAAGGAAGCGCAAGCGGGGATTCCCTCCCGAGAGCTAGGCGGCAAATACGGGATATCGGATGCAACGCGCGTCAATGAGATATCAACGTCAGGCTAACCACTAGGATATTACGCTCCAGACTCGTATTAAGAGCCAGCATTGGAGCGACGTCGGTTCTCGTCATATCCACCGCCTTCTGAGGCGAGAACGGGTTGATGTTAACCATAAGCGAGTTTGTCGCTTGTACTGTGAATTGGGCTTAATGGTTATAAAACGGAGCCGTAGAAAATCACTCCCGCTCAGCTCTGGGTTATCTGACTTCTTCTGAGCTATCGGGGGCAGTAAGAACGCAAACCGTTTAATTAGTGGTTGGAATAAAAGTTTTAAATATAAGGGGCTACAATGTGAACAATTCAAATGAGAACCTAGAAAAGGTACTAGTGAAGGCATTCAGTACTTCATTGATACGATTCTCAGCTATTACGCTTATTGTCATAGTTTGCTGGTGGGCGTTTTTACCATTTTTACCTATTTTGCTTTGGGCTCTGGTATTGGCGATTGCACTTTACCCGATTAAGTTGGGTATTGAGCATAAGTTGGGCTTAAGGTCCAGTCGAGCGGCGACTTTAGTCGCTGTAATTGGAGTGCTAGTCCTTGGAACTCCGACCGCTATGGTTGGTAACTCATTTGCGTCTAAAACGTTGGAGACAGTCGATTCTTATCGAAATGGCACACTAGTCGTGCCGACGCCAACTGACAGCGTGAAAGAATGGCCTTTGGTCGGGGAAAAAGTATATGAAGCCTGGGATGAAGCCGCAGTCAACCTCCCAGACTTTGTAGAGAAACATCAGCCTCAAGTAAAAAGCATCTTTGGTTGGGTCTTTGATAGTGCTGCAGGGGCAGCTAAGAACGTATTTGTATTGATAGGTGCGGTGATCATTGCTGGGATAATGTTAGCTTGGGCTGAACCCGCATCGGCATCAATAAGTAAGATTTTCATTAGTTTTACTGATCCAGTCAAAGGCCCCAAGCTTCATAAGTTAACAACCGCAACGCTCAGGCAGGTCGCTATTGGTATTATAGGCATTGCATTTTTAACAGCGATGGTATTTGGCGCTGTTGTTGCGTTAGCAGGTGTTCCAGCGGCTGCTCTGTTTACCTTAATAGCTTTAATTCTTGCTATCGTTCAGCTTCCTGTGACCGTTATAGCTCTGGTCGCTGTTGCGGTATTGTGGTCAGGGGATAGTGGAACGGCACACAATGTTATTTTCACGATATTACTGATTGCTTCGAGCCTGATAGATAATTTCTTAAAACCGATCATTCTTGGAAGAGGGTTAGATGTACCAATGCCAATAATACTCATCGGTGCTGTTGGCGGGGTTATGTCTGGCGGAATACTGGGTATGTTCGTTGGTGCGGCATTTTTAGCAGCAGGATATCAAGTATTTATGCAATGGGTAGAGGATGAAAACACGCAAGTTTTAGAAACCATGGAAAAAACGGAATCCAAAAATAAAGGCTCTGAATAATGTGCGATTTAGTATCCTTCTGGTGGCAGGTTATTAATCCGAAGTTTTAAGGTAATAAAATTTTCTAGTCCAATTCGAGTCAGCGAGATCTGAGTTGACTCGTTTGTGCCCCGTTATGAGCCAGAGCGTACATCTGAAAAATATCTACAGATTATTGTTTGACTCAATTCATTTAATGTATTTTGTATCAATTAGGCTGATCTTACATGTCGAGTTTTAACGAATCCGTTTAGTTTTGATTTTATTGATTACCGTCGTTTTACATTGATTCGAGGTCGTTATCAGACTATCAAAGTCTAAATCTCTTTTTATACTGGTTGATGAAGATCACATTATGGAAGGAAGACACGGATGACATTTAAAACCCTTACTTCAGTATTATTACTGTCATATGCTTTTACATCGCCAGCTCAGGCAAAAGTTAATCTTGATTTTTCCAATGAATATAATCCTCAATCTATTCACGCTCAGGGGGATATGTTTTTTATAGATCAAGTTAAAAAACTAACCGATGGTGATATAAATATTACATTACATACTGGTGGTTCATTGGGTTTTAAATCCGTGGACCATTTTTATGCAGTGTCAGACGGTGCTGTACCGCTAGCTGATACTTTAGCTGGGAGTATGGCCGGTATAGACTCTTTATTTTTACTCTCTTCTTTACCTTTTCTGGTCGCCAATGAAGACCAGGCTGAGCTGCTTTATCACATTGCGAAACCTTATTATCAAGAGGTATTCGAGAAGAATAATGAAATATTGTTGTACGCTTCTCCTTGGCCAGCAAGTGGTATTTGGTCGACAACACCTGTCGATAGTTTCGAAACGCTGAATGGCTTAAAAATCCGAACCTATGACAAAAATGGGACATTGACATTTAAAAACGCTAAAGCTGCACCCGTTAACTTGTCTTGGGCGGATGTTGTACCGCAGCTTTCCACAGGTGGTATTAATGCCGTGCTAACTTCAGCTGACGCAGGAGCCAGTGCCCGCTTTTGGGTACACCTCAACTCATACAGTGCTATTCAATATGCCATACCTTTGAATATGGTGCATATGAATAAAGATGAATTTGATGCCCTTAGTCAAGCCGATCAAGATGCATTGTTATCTGCCGCTAAAATTACCGACGAACATAACTGGAAAACAGTACGTAGCCGAGTTCAGGATAATTATGCCCAGCTTGATACTAATAAAGTCACCATACTGAAAAAATTGCCTGAAAGTTTTTTATCGTATTTACAAGAAGCAGCCAAACCAACTTTAAGTTCATGGCTTGATGAGACTGGCGAGCGGGGACAGTCCATTATCGAGGAATTTAATCAACGTAAAAAATAGGAGAATGTAATGAATTTATTGTTTCGTACATCTCATTGGTT encodes:
- a CDS encoding DUF2955 domain-containing protein, giving the protein MFRSSVNPVIKIVFAPILLLFYLKYIGQPLPILAPMFVVILLTTLPAKPPIKMILQVVVVILFVSFVVVFFARILSDTPTGYALFCWSLFCWSYYRSHKNPQDIISTLTLIVLIIATVVSKQMNFAISGVPLVIFKAFLIAIVVFWLSHFLFPGEQEDILPDEGIKGSEAHLGIAMFKATAMSIALAILIGIGSSQTMLIAITVSSMIKLPMSFHQRDFSAQRLVTTAAGILFTLPIMLLYGFGAPYWVVLGFTLFLGIQLACYAIRRQSHSTIYQLLFTNFVVITYQIINHEGVDSLSSGFKRLVSISIAIFIGALILRLINHSPKDPKPTEKLN
- the pdxY gene encoding pyridoxal kinase, with the translated sequence MKGIISIQAHVVYGHSGNSSAVFPVQRMGIDMWPIHTVQYSDNTRSGQVNLGSTSPTGNIQALIDGLDSIGQLSECSAVISGHQARSMDCDSISEAVIRVKNKNRQALYVCDPGLNDPAMSGAVDKSVQDKLMGELMPMADVLVPDQFALEKFTEVSIHSVEDAVEACKKALSIGPKIILVRNLQLSSNPVVNMMLATPKAIYLCKRPMMDFEGDMKGIGELITAVFAACLVKRMSPVAAFRHTNNAIYGVLELTGEIGSLEMETIAGQWEFIEPTYDLEITKLAVL
- a CDS encoding LysR family transcriptional regulator, yielding MTFNHEQLLAFVTVYEELSFSKAAVKLGKHRTTMSQVIANLEDQLAITLFERLGRSVEPTEDGHLLYHYAKKTVEQARVFENIALSLSYGGLERVVIAYSSFMPPEALYMIRKQLAQDFPTMSVELLVRDRSEIKQGIVEGSIHFGLVNVHESSAIHSMDAVFLGHVEFVPYVQTGGRLAKMNKTSVVDALVTERQFILKSLVDEGLKEKFVFSANNEQVDQLSVVTQMVKEGLGWAWLPKALTKPQFKVEGIEPVTLDLMLEGMKLPLSMWCPHAKYLKEIKASIMNAIHEHVESYNY
- a CDS encoding copper resistance protein NlpE N-terminal domain-containing protein; translation: MLKYISIAVLSLAVGTGCVGKSVSNLQSEQALDHQQQTVFANEKHNARHSLEWNGIYKGSVPCGDCAVTNLFLEIKQDGQYLLSRSYIDKMSATAMEEGEIHWNKQGNIIQIGEYLFLVTENKLSLVDKNGKITLDEDGNSYELDKQIH
- a CDS encoding AI-2E family transporter; this encodes MNNSNENLEKVLVKAFSTSLIRFSAITLIVIVCWWAFLPFLPILLWALVLAIALYPIKLGIEHKLGLRSSRAATLVAVIGVLVLGTPTAMVGNSFASKTLETVDSYRNGTLVVPTPTDSVKEWPLVGEKVYEAWDEAAVNLPDFVEKHQPQVKSIFGWVFDSAAGAAKNVFVLIGAVIIAGIMLAWAEPASASISKIFISFTDPVKGPKLHKLTTATLRQVAIGIIGIAFLTAMVFGAVVALAGVPAAALFTLIALILAIVQLPVTVIALVAVAVLWSGDSGTAHNVIFTILLIASSLIDNFLKPIILGRGLDVPMPIILIGAVGGVMSGGILGMFVGAAFLAAGYQVFMQWVEDENTQVLETMEKTESKNKGSE
- a CDS encoding TRAP transporter substrate-binding protein is translated as MTFKTLTSVLLLSYAFTSPAQAKVNLDFSNEYNPQSIHAQGDMFFIDQVKKLTDGDINITLHTGGSLGFKSVDHFYAVSDGAVPLADTLAGSMAGIDSLFLLSSLPFLVANEDQAELLYHIAKPYYQEVFEKNNEILLYASPWPASGIWSTTPVDSFETLNGLKIRTYDKNGTLTFKNAKAAPVNLSWADVVPQLSTGGINAVLTSADAGASARFWVHLNSYSAIQYAIPLNMVHMNKDEFDALSQADQDALLSAAKITDEHNWKTVRSRVQDNYAQLDTNKVTILKKLPESFLSYLQEAAKPTLSSWLDETGERGQSIIEEFNQRKK